The following are encoded in a window of Mycobacterium sp. ELW1 genomic DNA:
- a CDS encoding acyl carrier protein → MSDIGDEVLALVAAMAPDTAGEPDLSSALVGDLGYTSLRLLELSIAVERAFELPQLDHEMLAGVSTVGDLVNLVHAQKEST, encoded by the coding sequence ATGAGCGACATCGGCGATGAGGTTCTGGCGCTGGTCGCGGCGATGGCCCCCGACACGGCCGGCGAGCCGGACCTGAGCAGCGCCCTGGTCGGCGATCTCGGATACACCTCGCTGCGGCTGCTCGAGCTGTCGATCGCCGTCGAGCGCGCCTTCGAGCTGCCGCAGCTCGACCACGAGATGCTCGCCGGCGTCTCGACCGTGGGAGATCTGGTGAATCTCGTTCACGCCCAGAAGGAATCGACATGA
- a CDS encoding SDR family oxidoreductase: protein MSGTVLVTGAAGHVGAGVVGRLSRRGRTVIALTHDRPVAAARELHGDVRSADFGLDQQTVSELANEVDVVVHSAAVTDFGLPEQRYTEINVDGTANAVALARRLDAGLVYVSTTYVCGETEGVFYEDQLDIGQRFSNAYEQSKYRAEQLVAEAGLRSVVVRPGIVTGEYRTGNTEVYKHIYQLLKVIVEGRLRTLPGNYSATLGLVPIGHVADVVAAAVEKFDDNIGRTFHAVGANALSLRTVSDVLAEYPSFCIPDFVPPSTFSEADLDEIERRYFDKVGILYTSYLRRRLEFDSTNTRERLGVTPPAIGPGYFRRLLDSCLRTGYLGRPEPSVAEVLARLQATRSPA from the coding sequence ATGAGCGGGACCGTGTTGGTCACGGGGGCCGCCGGGCACGTCGGCGCCGGCGTCGTCGGCCGGCTGTCCCGCCGCGGGCGCACCGTCATCGCGCTGACACACGATCGCCCGGTCGCCGCCGCGCGAGAGCTGCACGGCGATGTCCGCAGCGCAGACTTCGGCCTCGACCAGCAGACCGTGTCGGAACTCGCGAATGAGGTTGACGTGGTGGTGCATTCCGCCGCGGTGACCGACTTCGGGCTACCGGAGCAGCGCTACACCGAGATCAACGTTGACGGGACGGCCAATGCCGTGGCCTTGGCGCGCCGCCTGGATGCCGGCCTGGTCTATGTGAGCACCACCTACGTGTGCGGCGAGACCGAAGGGGTCTTCTACGAGGACCAGCTCGATATCGGCCAGCGGTTCAGCAACGCCTACGAACAGAGCAAGTATCGGGCCGAACAACTGGTCGCCGAAGCCGGCCTCCGGTCGGTGGTCGTCCGGCCCGGCATCGTGACCGGGGAATACCGCACCGGGAACACCGAGGTCTACAAGCACATCTACCAACTGCTCAAGGTGATCGTCGAGGGCAGGCTGCGGACGCTGCCCGGAAACTACTCCGCGACATTGGGATTGGTCCCGATCGGCCACGTCGCCGACGTCGTCGCGGCCGCGGTGGAGAAATTCGACGACAACATCGGACGGACATTCCACGCGGTGGGCGCCAACGCCCTTTCGCTGCGCACCGTCTCCGATGTCCTTGCCGAGTATCCGTCCTTCTGCATTCCTGATTTCGTGCCGCCCAGCACATTCAGCGAAGCTGATCTCGACGAGATCGAGCGCCGCTACTTCGACAAGGTCGGCATCCTCTATACGAGCTACCTACGGCGGCGCCTGGAGTTCGACAGCACCAACACCCGCGAGCGACTCGGTGTCACGCCGCCTGCCATCGGTCCCGGCTATTTCCGACGCCTCCTCGACTCCTGCCTGCGCACCGGCTATTTGGGCCGGCCCGAGCCGTCGGTCGCCGAGGTGCTGGCCCGATTGCAGGCCACCAGGAGTCCCGCATGA
- a CDS encoding nucleoside-diphosphate kinase has product MIRTDSRYDSDTYFIETCDALAAMNIDRGTFAHEHALMLLKPDAAVTGAMGSAITWLLDHGYRIAGAYPVQLTYLHLRALWYFNWHRATAERRRVADRLAGLSPSLVLVVGHPDDEQPVSVRLTADKGPADPAQRQPHHLRHALAAGTYLLNKVHTPDDPDDVLREMSIYFPDPQLSAVISACVKGADATADAVRIVDGIESGLDRRSGDLTAAQDAVWQSLGGIDVWDRPRTGEEWLAALADADNRGIDVDPWFRIVIESSYLPMHRQGSDGI; this is encoded by the coding sequence ATGATCCGCACCGACAGCAGGTATGACTCGGACACCTACTTCATCGAGACGTGCGATGCGCTCGCGGCGATGAACATCGACCGTGGCACGTTCGCCCATGAGCATGCACTGATGCTGCTCAAGCCCGATGCGGCCGTCACCGGGGCGATGGGGTCGGCCATCACCTGGCTGCTCGATCACGGCTATCGCATCGCCGGGGCATATCCGGTGCAGCTGACGTATCTGCATCTACGGGCGTTGTGGTACTTCAATTGGCACCGCGCGACCGCCGAGCGTCGCCGGGTTGCGGACCGTCTCGCCGGACTGTCACCGTCGCTGGTCCTCGTCGTCGGCCATCCCGACGATGAGCAGCCGGTCTCGGTTCGGCTCACGGCGGACAAAGGCCCCGCCGACCCGGCGCAGCGGCAACCTCATCACCTACGGCATGCGCTCGCGGCCGGAACCTATCTGCTGAACAAGGTTCATACTCCCGACGATCCCGACGATGTGTTGCGGGAAATGAGTATCTACTTTCCCGATCCGCAACTGAGCGCCGTGATTTCCGCTTGCGTCAAAGGCGCCGACGCAACAGCAGATGCCGTTCGCATCGTCGACGGTATCGAGTCCGGCCTTGACCGCAGAAGCGGTGACCTCACCGCCGCGCAGGACGCCGTCTGGCAAAGCCTTGGTGGGATCGATGTGTGGGATCGACCCCGAACCGGTGAGGAATGGCTGGCCGCATTGGCGGATGCAGATAACCGGGGCATTGACGTCGATCCGTGGTTCCGGATCGTGATCGAGTCCTCCTATCTTCCGATGCACCGACAGGGAAGTGACGGGATATGA